A window from Setaria italica strain Yugu1 chromosome VIII, Setaria_italica_v2.0, whole genome shotgun sequence encodes these proteins:
- the LOC101760368 gene encoding NAC domain-containing protein 90 codes for MLLQRTMGSGSSSDPPLPPGYRFYPTEEELLSFYLRHRLAGTRPQVEHFIPVVDIYSYHPSELQAMAGVANVGDKEQWFFFCPRAERELHGGRPARTTPSGYWKATGSPSYVYSAPANRVIGEKRTMVFYEGRAPTGNKTRWKMNEYKAAADDCIATAYGAPPPLAAGAPVRLRNEFSVCRVYISTGTLRSFDRRPLNPAGGVDQALHCYQQQQVLAPPAAAAAAASQMPAVGVVANGQAAENSHDSTSSESRGVVVDGAEEDSGATAIDWESLADLRFSVVDDLSRVINWPSN; via the exons ATGCTATTGCAGAGAACAATGGGAAGTGGAAGTAGTAGCgatccgccgctcccgccgggGTACCGGTTCTACCcgacggaggaggagctgcTGAGCTTCtacctccgccaccgcctcgccggcaCCAGGCCACAAGTCGAGCACTTCATCCCCGTCGTCGACATCTACAGCTACCATCCCTCCGAGCTCCAGG CGATGGCCGGAGTCGCGAACGTGGGCGACAAGGAGCAGTGGTTCTTCTTCTGCCCGCGGGCGGAGCGGGAGCTgcacggcggccggccggcgcgcacCACGCCGTCGGGGTACTGGAAGGCCACGGGGTCGCCGTCCTACGTCTACTCGGCGCCGGCCAACCGCGTCATCGGGGAGAAGCGCACCATGGTCTTCTACGAGGGCCGTGCCCCCACGGGCAACAAGACCCGCTGGAAGATGAACGAGTacaaggccgccgccgacgactgCATCGCCACCGCCtatggcgcgccgccgccgctggctgcAGGGGCGCCCGTCAGG CTGCGGAACGAGTTCAGCGTGTGCCGCGTGTACATCAGCACCGGCACGCTGAGGTCCTTCGACCGCCGGCCGCTCaacccggccggcggcgtcgatcaaGCTCTCCACTGCTACCAACAGCAACAAGTACTGGCAccacccgccgcggcggcggcggcggcgagccagaTGCCTGCAGTCGGCGTTGTCGCCAACGGGCAGGCGGCGGAGAACTCCCACGACAGCACGTCATCGGAGTCTCGAGGGGTCGTCGTGGACGGAGCTGAAGAAGACTCCGGCGCCACGGCCATCGACTGGGAGTCGCTGGCTGATCTCCGCTTTAGCGTCGTCGATGACTTGAGCCGTGTCATTAATTGGCCCTCAAATTGA